A single Plasmodium malariae genome assembly, chromosome: 6 DNA region contains:
- the ALP2b gene encoding actin-like protein, putative — protein MDSYNDILSIVVDLGFENTKVGYAGDENPTNIFSSNVGIPLDLDIKVKNEIYKKCLCTKGEFYQFNLIYPLFYLEALENAKIKPCLYLDNKCHFNMNEDVFERIMFMNVNGDRSLYKLIEKRVKDFIGNKLQKQSDIIGSEFVDNSAEGGLTREINVGINENDQLNEQMGKEAACTENSQVLYERDDAKSCNALNTIKEVTEIGENCIMEKQRNEADKKDTLNSLKEWAEENDYFDMNVIENKLIDTNSIKNMINKYNNVGCGLNEKMEIFSYLFSLPNKRNKQIKEKITQLLFEKYKVPALYFNSKSILSGLSYNKNICSVVDVGSCYTDFSLCNEGIIDDKNYKIYNIGGSTVDLFLEELLAKFNKEYCTPYFENNHYYKKYEQFRYNKEKIHADYYNIAKYMPLKDLKSYLCEVADSENNINDAKNMTLKESMDVFILPDGQNINISKFKNIACEIFFTPSLLNDTKLVDHLNNVFVKDDKKTDNTFQGLPTTLFNMLKNVKSIKNKDELLSNVILTGSSTLFDHFNQRFIKEFKQLDCMSSCNFQNFQVLNHGKYDKQYSSWKGGSILSSFKNFSSFFVTRKEYEEFGFDIVNRKC, from the coding sequence ATGGATTCATACAACGACATTTTAAGCATAGTAGTTGATTTAGGATTTGAAAACACGAAAGTTGGATATGCTGGGGATGAAAATCCTACGAACATCTTTAGCTCGAATGTTGGAATTCCACTAGATTTggatataaaagtaaaaaatgagatttataaaaaatgtttgtgTACAAAAGGAGAATTTTATCAGTTCAATTTAATATACccccttttttatttggaaGCATTGGAAAATGCGAAAATCAAACCGTGTTTATATCTTGACAATAAATGCCATTTTAATATGAACGAAGATGTGTTTGAAAGAATTATGTTCATGAATGTGAACGGGGATAGAAGTCTGTATAAGCTCATAGAAAAAAGAGTAAAAGATTTTATAGGAAATAAATTGCAAAAACAAAGTGATATAATAGGAAGCGAATTTGTCGATAATAGTGCAGAAGGGGGTTTAACTAGAGAAATCAATGTAGGTATAAACGAAAACGATCAACTTAATGAACAAATGGGTAAAGAAGCGGCATGTACTGAGAATAGCCAAGTACTATATGAACGAGATGACGCAAAATCATGTAATGCTTTAAACACAATAAAAGAAGTAACAGAAATAGGAGAAAATTGTATCATGGAAAAACAGAGGAACGAAGCTGATAAAAAAGACACACTAAACTCTCTGAAAGAATGGGCTGAAGAGAACGATTATTTTGATATGAACgtaattgaaaataaattaattgaTACTAATAGTATAAAgaatatgataaataaatataataatgttggTTGTGgattaaatgaaaagatggaaatattttcttatttattttctttacctaataaaagaaataagcagattaaagaaaaaataacccaattattatttgaaaaatataaggtgcctgcattatattttaactcAAAATCTATATTAAGCGGACTTTCATACAATAAAAACATCTGCTCAGTAGTTGATGTTGGGTCATGTTATACGGATTTTTCTCTATGTAATGAAGGAATAATAGAcgacaaaaattataagatatataatataggaGGATCTACAGTGGATCTCTTTTTAGAAGAGTTATTagcaaaatttaataaagaatACTGCACAccatattttgaaaataaccattattataaaaaatatgaacagttcaggtataataaagaaaaaatacatgCAGACTATTATAACATAGCAAAGTATATGCCCttaaaagatttaaaaagttatttatGTGAAGTAGCAGATAGCGAAAATAACATTAATGATGCAAAAAATATGACTCTTAAAGAAAGTATGgatgtatttattttgccAGATGGacaaaacataaatatttcaaaatttaaaaatattgcatgtgaaatattttttacccCATCTTTACTAAATGACACAAAATTAGTTGATCACTTAAATAACGTGTTTGTAAAGGACGATAAAAAGACAGATAATACATTCCAGGGACTTCCAACAACTTTATTTAATATGCTGAAAAATGTCAAGTcgattaaaaataaagatgaaTTACTAAGCAATGTTATTTTAACTGGTTCCTCTACGCTTTTTGATCATTTCAACCAAAGATTTATTAAAGAATTCAAACAATTAGATTGTATGAGTAGCtgtaattttcaaaattttcaagTGTTAAATCATGGAAAATATGATAAACAATATTCTTCCTGGAAAGGCGGCAGTATTTTGTCGtcctttaaaaattttagttCTTTTTTCGTTACCCGAAAAGAGTATGAGGAATTTGGTTTTGACATCGTCAATCGGAAGTGCTAG
- the PmUG01_06019500 gene encoding conserved Plasmodium protein, unknown function: MKIFSISVVLYCICVTKYAYKNLNELFTVLSSSLAMKSGSLAKKRGSLAKKRGSLAKKRGSLAKKRGSLAKKRGSLTIWKRCLAVINVKRKSTFPTWKKGEEGFIKSFLNERKKSRKNKKKSIERTLHLMNGKLLPHNDNTFLNYNDKRTNSRRGNNTSDRRNVKFFFFFKNNENTFFLVNSVGNGKKKENKIANMSKMSKTSKTSKTSKTSKLLKMKDKFFFFKLYAKMPVITVNRKLYPKEYSTDYEEVLRKFNVTYINYKTRLRSKKEIDIKRIDDLYGKIYDRDVLKKQFYFFLYHDDINTCFRVLNENRNVLTREESFKMLNSLPYIFVNDLKYVYPTEENVDEILSKLIKTYIFQYANDKNIDYLNFKYKYNELDEYCQQLEHESLNGTQCNENGRKNVDEKRGEKKDDNYSQKSEANQNENTLNTSTTSENLATADLPITNTYMKVEQKDEELSKCAEGNIYDDWKETDYEKRYKHMYYDYKIIESTKKYKELMEKFKKYPANIKLEKVQLLYTKILSMKGNKIYEGFRKHESVKKNKERKIYRNAQLTVDPYKLTPYMYEPIKYDKKKKEEINKLFEKYVEEKDLIKAAFILRKYTNLIDTKELKSRQTIKKFLRLHEYIYKCNKYNEKELAHLRMIYYSSVQKHRVMRKICEVGMREQGENVTHKEVYEKELNRYLEEREKLRDERMKKKNIDMDAIRDFSSAYSMEWLPVIYKDMFEQIEKEKNMKSTEKEKSNISRKKEIIKKLFPSGTEEKGANQVGDSTLNADTRINKKQDLFDIKDELKFSRNLLNYKKKTKGKSRRKKGKSGKGEVKGVSKGGSEVGKEDNAKSGSEGGGETA; the protein is encoded by the coding sequence ATGAAAATTTTCTCTATTTCTGTTGTGCTTTACTGTATTTGCGTAACGAAGTATGCCTACAAAAACTTGAACGAGTTATTCACAGTGCTAAGCAGCAGTTTGGCTATGAAAAGCGGTAGTTTGGCTAAGAAAAGAGGCAGTTTGGCTAAGAAAAGAGGCAGTTTGGCTAAGAAAAGAGGCAGTTTGGCTAAGAAAAGAGGCAGTTTGGCTAAGAAAAGAGGCAGTTTGACCATATGGAAGAGATGCTTGGCAGTAATTAATGTGAAGCGGAAAAGTACTTTCCCTACATGGAAAAAAGGTGAAGAGGGTTTCATTAAGTCCTTCTTAAATGAGCGAAAGAAAAGccgtaaaaacaaaaaaaaaagtatagaGAGAACACTACACCTTATGAATGGTAAGTTATTGCCCCATAATGACAACAcatttttgaattataatGACAAGCGTACAAACAGTAGAAGAGGTAATAATACGTCGGATAGgagaaatgtaaaatttttttttttttttaaaaataatgaaaatacattttttttggtGAACTCTGTCGGaaatggaaagaaaaaagaaaacaaaatagcAAACATGTCGAAAATGTCGAAAACGTCGAAAACGTCGAAAACGTCGAAAACGTCGAaactattaaaaatgaaagacaaatttttttttttcaagttaTATGCTAAGATGCCCGTCATAACAGTAAATAGAAAACTTTATCCGAAGGAGTACAGTACAGATTATGAGGAGGTGCTAAGGAAGTTTaatgttacatatataaattataaaacaagACTGAGAAGTAAGAAAGAAAttgatataaaaagaattgaTGATTTGTATGGTAAGATATATGATAGGGATGTTCTGAAAaagcaattttatttttttttatatcatgaTGATATTAATACCTGTTTTCGGgtattaaatgaaaacagAAATGTGCTCACAAGAGAGGaatcatttaaaatgttGAACTCCTTACcctatatttttgttaatgatttaaaatatgtatatccAACAGAAGAAAATGTGGATGaaattttaagtaaattaataaagaCGTACATATTTCAATATGCAAATGATAAGAATATAGactatttaaattttaagtataaatataacgaGCTGGATGAGTACTGTCAGCAGCTGGAGCACGAGTCATTGAATGGGACCCAGTGTAATGAGAATGGTAGGAAAAATGTGGATGAAAAGAggggggaaaaaaaggatGACAACTATTCTCAAAAAAGTGAAGCCAATCAGAATGAAAATACTCTAAACACGTCAACAACATCGGAAAATTTAGCTACAGCTGACTTACCAATAacgaatacatatatgaaagtAGAACAAAAGGATGAGGAACTGTCCAAATGCGCAGAGGGAAATATTTACGATGACTGGAAAGAAACAGattatgaaaaaagatataaacatatgtattatgATTACAAGATTATTGAatcaacaaaaaaatataaagagttaatggaaaaatttaaaaaatatccaGCAAACATCAAATTAGAAAAAGTACAGTtgttatatacaaaaattttaagcatgaagggaaataaaatatatgaaggaTTTAGAAAACATGAAagcgtaaaaaaaaataaagaaagaaaaatttatcgTAACGCCCAACTGACAGTGGATCCATATAAACTCACtccatatatgtatgaacctattaaatatgataaaaagaaaaaagaagaaataaataagctatttgaaaaatatgtagaAGAAAAGGATTTAATAAAAGctgcttttattttaagaaaatatacaaatcTTATAGACACAAAAGAATTAAAGAGTCGACAAACTATCAAGAAATTTTTAAGATTAcatgagtatatatataaatgtaataaatataatgaaaaggaaCTAGCGCATCTAAGAATGATCTACTACTCTAGTGTACAGAAACATAGAGTCATGAGAAAAATATGTGAAGTGGGCATGAGGGAGCAAGGTGAAAATGTAACTCATAAAGAAGTTtatgaaaaagaattaaatcgCTATCTtgaagaaagagaaaaattacGTGATgaaagaatgaaaaagaaaaatattgaCATGGATGCGATTAGGGATTTTAGCTCAGCCTATTCTATGGAATGGCTCCCAGTTATATACAAAGATATGTTTGAAcaaattgaaaaagaaaaaaatatgaaaagtacagaaaaagaaaaaagtaatattagtaggaaaaaagaaattattaaaaaattatttcccTCTGGAACAGAAGAAAAAGGTGCTAATCAGGTGGGGGATTCCACGCTAAATGCAGATACTCGTATAAACAAGAAACAGGACTTGTTTGATATCAAGGACGAGTTAAAATTTAGCAGAAACCTATtgaattataagaaaaagacCAAGGGGAAAAGCAGGCGAAAGAAGGGCAAATCGGGAAAGGGTGAAGTCAAAGGGGTTAGCAAGGGGGGAAGTGAGGTTGGCAAAGAAGATAATGCCAAAAGCGGTAGCGAGGGTGGTGGTGAAACTGCATGA
- the PmUG01_06019600 gene encoding UDP-N-acetyl glucosamine:UMP antiporter, putative: MEESYAPITRNRSKLSNDKVDKNYEHDGGVESNQCNSIVGISQRDSAAGSNQRSSKCKSPLRSSDCGTYHCEGLFLKVILFVVVTVHSLLIYSMIRIKKIKKINYNIRDENIIFLTEIVKFFTSLIFYIHENKFNLKLIRENVSDIFSTRRFYVISLVVPSILYYLQNMLFYVAMYNIPTPLFQLLYQFRILIVVLFTFLILNKKIKSTQVVSITFLFLSLICLKDYNMDYNNHTSHKNDKINWSNDIPHDQCLFTNYIWNKKDILFYFHQGKSLCSIGTGGNISSSSSSHKMGYPLFLYEMKMKLLFQQKLNKKYGSYIFPDHARNNCEMELSNGCISDSSDAFIIRISASGANNSDSVRRGTPNSVVSIGSTNAYITSYASNASNTCDGIAKPINREEMYDPPSNNIKNEEKHGHNNILIGVLTTFLATFTSGFSSVFLEFLYVNYRYSFWFQNICLAFFSIILSVCMNNMNMSSIFNKFLNKNYTRNNNYDMITLHRSLKNRHCDDFHDSDNCYSCCNWDDYFLLSNIRNYFAQYFNSFKEFVYVFSFIFLNSFGGIMTSIFIKHVGSVTRFFVTPVSLLFNIYMSSIYFKDFEFTFNYLISLVFVSFSLYFYFKEMY, encoded by the coding sequence ATGGAAGAATCATATGCACCTATTACAAGGAATAGGAGTAAATTAAGTAATGATAAGGTAGATAAAAACTACGAACATGATGGAGGGGTAGAGAGTAATCAATGTAATAGCATAGTTGGAATTAGTCAACGTGATAGCGCAGCTGGGAGTAATCAACGCAGTAGCAAATGTAAGAGTCCTCTACGTAGTAGCGACTGTGGTACGTACCACTGCGAAGGCCTTTTCCTAAAAGTAATTCTGTTTGTTGTGGTAACAGTGCATTCTCTTCTCATTTACTCAATgataagaattaaaaaaattaaaaaaattaattacaatATAAGAGATGAAAACATCATTTTCCTAACAGAAATAGTAAAATTCTTTACATctctcattttttatatacatgaaaataagttcaatttaaaattaataagggAAAATGTAAGTGATATATTTAGTACAAGAAGGTTTTATGTAATTTCTTTGGTAGTACCtagtattttatattatcttcAGAATATGTTGTTTTATGTAGCTATGTATAATATTCCTACTCCCCTATTTCAGTTGTTGTATCAATTTAGAATTTTAATAGTAgttctttttacttttttaattttaaataagaaaataaaaagcactCAAGTTGTTTccataacttttttatttttatccttgATATGTCTGAAGGATTACAACATGGATTATAACAATCATACTTcacataaaaatgataaaataaattggtCAAATGACATTCCACATGACCAATGTTTATTCACAAATTACATTTGgaacaaaaaagatatattattttacttccATCAAGGTAAATCCTTATGCAGTATTGGTACTGGTGGAAATATTAGcagcagtagtagcagtCATAAAATGGGATACCCCCTTTTTTTGtatgaaatgaaaatgaaactTTTGTTTCAACAAAAgcttaacaaaaaatacgggagttatatttttcctgACCACGCAAGGAATAACTGTGAAATGGAATTATCAAATGGTTGTATCTCAGACAGCTCCGATGCGTTTATTATTAGAATTAGCGCTAGCGGTGCCAATAATAGTGATAGTGTCCGTAGAGGGACTCCTAACAGTGTAGTTAGTATTGGGTCTACTAATGCTTATATTACTTCTTACGCGTCTAACGCTTCTAACACTTGTGATGGTATCGCTAAGCCTATAAATAGAGAGGAGATGTACGATCCCCCCAGTAACAACATCAAGAACGAAGAAAAGCATggacataataatatactaatTGGAGTGTTAACTACATTCTTAGCAACATTTACGAGCGGATTTTCAAGTGTATTTTTAGAATTCCTGTATGTTAATTATAGGTATTCTTTTTGGTTccaaaatatttgtttagCTTTCTTCAGCATCATACTCAGCGTATGtatgaataatatgaacatgtcatctatttttaataaattcctgaataaaaattatacacgtaataataattatgacaTGATCACGTTGCATAGGAGTTTAAAAAATAGGCATTGCGATGATTTCCATGATAGCGATAATTGCTATAGTTGCTGTAATTGGGATGATTACTTTTTGTTAAGTAATATAAGAAACTATTTTGCTCAGtattttaattcattcaAAGAGtttgtatatgttttttcgtttattttcttaaacaGTTTCGGTGGAATTATGacatctatttttattaaacatgTAGGCAGCGTTACAAGGTTTTTTGTTACCCCTGTTAGtttgttatttaatatttatatgtcatccatatattttaaagatttTGAATTCACGttcaattatttaatttcgtTAGtgtttgtttctttttccttgtacttttattttaaagagaTGTACTAA